A window of Phragmites australis chromosome 2, lpPhrAust1.1, whole genome shotgun sequence genomic DNA:
GTGCTCTGTTCGGTGGGCCCAGCCGCTCCTTTTGCAAAGGGTTGCGTTTTTCTGAGGCGAACACGCCTCACgattttttccccctttttcctTCTTATTTATTTACTACTGAAGCATTTTCTACCTCCGGTTGTGCTTCCACCTGCAAGAATCTCCAGGCTCGAGTAATATTTGTGGATTTCAACGAAGGAGAAGCATATATaattgctttttttctttttttgcataaTACAGCTGTAGCACAAGTAGATTTGATAAGAATGTGTGTGTTTTACATGTCTGTTGAAAAAGAATTTGCAGTGTTTATGCATTTTCATGACTACGAACATAACGTTCAGCATGCGGTAGATTCTCGGTCAGAACTCAGAAACCTCCGATTCCAACAAAGTTGGTGTGTTTGTAAATCATGAATTCTGCAGAATGCTATTGTACATACAACTCAATACTGGTCAGTGGATTCAACTCAGAATTGCTCAGTAACAAGCATTACAAAGTTACAACCCCAAAATTTCTGCGACAAGGAGCAACAGGCTACCTTGATTTGAAGGAGACCCGACACTCTATGCTGCTCTGGCAGGTGCAAAAAAACAGatgaaattaaataaaaaaaaccttATAAGGAATAACAAAGGCTGCATGATCTTAAGTGGCAGCTGCAGATACATGGGAGTGCTCCACCATTACATTACACACTGCCTCTACGGAACTCCCAGACAAAGAAGTCGGCAGGCTCATTTGATCGGCTAGCATAAATTCCAGGCATCATGTTCTTCCTTCACAAAGATGAAGCGCTTGGAATCTCCCCTTCCTCCAAATCGTCCCACGTTAATGCAGACATTGTTTCTACTGATTTGTCTCCAttcatcatttcaaaatcaTAGCTTAAGAAATCATCAGAGTCCATATCCCCAAACAGTTCTGGGTAGGTATCCCTCATTTCTTGCTCAAAGCCCAAGTCGGGCACCTCTGGGAACAACAACCCATTATTGTCCTCAAAGTTCAGTGGGTAAACTTTCATGCAAGATTTCCTTTTCAGAGCTTCAGGAGTTGAATTTGGTGTATGTTTGCTTTGTTGACTACATTCTTGCTGAGGGCCACTCACACCATCAGATGTTAAAATACTGGCAGACAACGGCACTAAAGAATCTGTCTTGACATCTATCTTAGATATAGTTGCACCTTCTGCTTCTGCGAGATTGCCAGAATGTGAAGTTCCATGATCCTTGAAATCTATAATGCGCCTCTTTTTGGTCAACCCACCTTCCCTTGTTTCATCTGTATCCAGAGGACAGACTTTCATGCAGGACTCAGTTTTTAGAGGCCCAGAGGTTGTCTTCAGTGCAGTCTTGCTATATTGATACAGTTCTTCCTGTTGACCAGGTAATGCTTGGCTACCGGCATTTGAGAACACCAAAGAATCAACATTGTTATCTATCTTCGATTCACTTGTAATCTCCGCTGGAGAAAGATTTGTGGCATTCGAAGTTCCACAGTCCTTGAGATCTATAATCTGTGTATCTGGTGCAAACTCACCTTCCTCTATTTCTTCCTCATCAAACTCAGTGCCTTCTAGAAGTGGGTCATCTTTTGTGCAGCCAGGGTTTTTTCCATCTTTAGCAAGCTTGTTTACCATTTTCTCGACTTCAAAGTCATAATTGTCTGATGGAAGAAAGACATTAATAGTTGGGTACTCGACAATAAGAGTACTCCTCAGCTGTGGGCCCAAAGGTTCTTCAATATTGAGTTGGCGGTATGGTGACTCTGATTCCTACAGCAAGTTAAAATAAGGCATTATATAAATGAAAATATAGTAGAGCAAAGATCAATATGCATTACATACGCACGCTAGCTTCATTTACAATACCTTGGCAGACTTTTGAGTGAACAGTTTCAGATCACGCAATTCTGTATTACGATATTGTGTAAGCTGATCCTTCCAGGGACCGGGACAAAGATGTTTTTCCAATAAAGAGAGCAAGGTTGTGTGCTCATCTATTCTGAAAAGAAAGGCAAAAAATGAGATACACCAAGCTTCTGCAATCATCGTATGTTCAGATTTAATCGAAATAACTCTTGCAACACTATAAataattttgatgaatttttaGCTTTGCTACACCGTTTCTCATAGAACCAAGTAAAAACAGAATAATAAAATGTGTGATGGTAAGAAGTTTTAAAATGACAAATACATCGTAAATATAAGACagtaaccaaaaaaaaagagcaattATTTCAGAAATTTGAAAATGGTTCAACCATGACATCTTGTCATATTGAAAGAGTTCCAAACTCACAAGGTAATTAGAGTGGGATAAAAAGAAGAAGTAAACACTCGTACTGATGGATTAGCCATTAACTTACTCATGGTCAGTTAGAACAACGTCGGTT
This region includes:
- the LOC133909652 gene encoding uncharacterized protein LOC133909652 — translated: MEDGREERGGEQPPPNASSSSVGGGGGSGKKGSPCEECGEQPWKYRCPGCARLTCSLPCVQAHKRRTACTGKRPRTDPVPLARFDDNQLISDYSFLEEAKQVRESAHRIIGGFGRNFGGPGGAQLPRWLFFLRKAAQRRGIRLYFLPKGMARREQNRSRHNHRKDCIYWTLEWRFNSTDVVLTDHEIDEHTTLLSLLEKHLCPGPWKDQLTQYRNTELRDLKLFTQKSAKESESPYRQLNIEEPLGPQLRSTLIVEYPTINVFLPSDNYDFEVEKMVNKLAKDGKNPGCTKDDPLLEGTEFDEEEIEEGEFAPDTQIIDLKDCGTSNATNLSPAEITSESKIDNNVDSLVFSNAGSQALPGQQEELYQYSKTALKTTSGPLKTESCMKVCPLDTDETREGGLTKKRRIIDFKDHGTSHSGNLAEAEGATISKIDVKTDSLVPLSASILTSDGVSGPQQECSQQSKHTPNSTPEALKRKSCMKVYPLNFEDNNGLLFPEVPDLGFEQEMRDTYPELFGDMDSDDFLSYDFEMMNGDKSVETMSALTWDDLEEGEIPSASSL